Part of the Sulfitobacter donghicola DSW-25 = KCTC 12864 = JCM 14565 genome, AAAGTCTACGCATCAATCTGTCTCCAAAAATCGAGGTTCTGGCGGTAATCCGCGCCCACCAGCGCTTCGCCTTTTTCCATGCCGCCAAGGATCGTGAGGTAGGGGCCAAGCGCGCTGAGATCAGCGTCGATCACCACCGAGCCTTGATCATCACGCACCAGCGCCAGACGGGAATTGCTGCCTGTGCTGAGCAGAACGCTGAGCTCTTTTTCAGTGAGCCCCAGCATGGTGTAGTCGCTGGCCGAGGCGCGGATGTTGGGTAGCAGAAGCTGCGTCGGCACAGCCTCGACAATCGTCTTGCCGATGCGGGTTTTCTCAAGCTGGCTTGCGTATTGGGTCATCATAACGACGACCGCGTTTTGTTTGCGCGCGGTCACGAGCCAATTGCTCAGCCGATCCGCAAAATACGGGTTATCCAGAGCCTTCCAGGCCTCATCGATGATGATCAGCGTCGGCTTGCGATCCTCGATCACGCGCTCCACCCGCCGAAACAGATAGGACAGGACCGCCATGCGTTCCTTCTCACTTTCGCTGTCGAGAATACCGGTCAGGTCGAACCCCACGACATCACCATCGAGCGAGAAGGTATCCTCAGCGCTTTGACCGAAGATCCAGCCGTAGCGGCCCTCGGCGGTCCATTCCTGGATCCGTTCGAACAGATCACCTTCATCCGCCCCGGCCACAAAGAGCGAGGCCAGATCCTGCCAGTTGCGGAGGGCGGCATCGCTCGCCCCGGCGTTTTGGCGCACCACTTCTTGGATGCGGTTGATCTGAACCGGGCTCAGGGGCTTGTCGGCACGATGCAGCAGCGTGGCCAACCAATCGGAGAGCCAGGCTTGCCCGCGCCCGTCGATTTCCGTGCGGAGCGGGTTGAGGCCGGTTGCTTCACCCGCCTTGATGGCGCTGTAGCGCCCGCCATTGGCGCGCACCGCCATTTCCATGCCTGCGCGATAGTCGAAGACAAAGACGCGCGCGTCGCAGCGACGGGCTTGGGTCATGAGGAAGGCTGACAAGACCGATTTTCCCGAGCCAGGGCGGCCTAGGATCAAGGTGTGCCCGCCTGTCGGCTCTTTGTCTGGCTGACCCGTCTCATGGTAGTTGAACAGAAAGCCCGAGCGTTCAGGCGTCGGGAAGAGAGTGATCGGCTTGCCCCAAGGCACTTTGTGCCCGGGTTTCCCCAGTTGACCACGATGCAGCGCCGCGAGATCAGCAAAGTTGGTGTTGGTGATGGCGGCCTTGCGGCTGCGCATTTGCCCGTTGCCCGGATGTTGCGCGAAATAGTGGGTGCGCGCCGCAAAGCTCTCGTTCACTAGGTTTACGCCTTCACTGGCTGCGATGTTGCGTACCTCGGCGGCGATTGCTTCCAGCTTTTCCTCGGTCTCGGCGAAAACCGTGACCGTCATGTGATGGTCGCCGAAACTGAGCCGCTTGGATTCCAGATCGTCGAGCGCGTCGACCAGTTCTTCGGCGAGCGAAATCGCGCCATCATCGCTGGCCTTCATCAGGCGCTGTTGACGCTTAATCCGGCTGGCCATGAAATTGCTGTTGATCGGCGTGAAGGAATGCGTGACCACCATGTCGACGGGCAGGTTGAGCTCATCGAACATGGTGCAGTTGGTTTTGGCCGGGTAGGTCTTGATCGCAAAGCTCGTACCAAACCGCTTGCCCGCCGTCCCGTCGTCGAGCGTAAAGCCTCGCCCCTGAAACGTGACGCGCGTGTTGGCCACATCCTCGGCAATGATGCCAAAGCGGGATTTTGCGAAAAGCGGCCGTTCCTGACCAATATTGAGCGCCCCGAGGAACCCGAGCAGTTCGCCGCTCTCAGCCCCAAGCAGGCGCGGGTTCATCTCGGCAAAAGATGACAGCAGAAATCCGACGACCTCTTCGAGCTTGCGCAGCTGCTTTGCCGTCTGTTCCTTCAGCTGTGCGATTGAATCTGCACGTTTTAAGCGCAGCTGCGCGCCCAAGGGTGGACGCTTCAGCACCGTGAGCGTGAGTGTTTTGTCTCGAAGGCCCGCCCGCGTCATGGCC contains:
- a CDS encoding type IV secretion system protein B4; translated protein: MLHDPSDDLAMLPDWARKELPMASMLPYVSLVNDVTIRTRGNALLQCIRLDGVNSMTSDDTHLEKIRALFAAIIAQIGPEYSFYVHKVSKAIETALPPVPEEGFAQALDARWQAAMTRAGLRDKTLTLTVLKRPPLGAQLRLKRADSIAQLKEQTAKQLRKLEEVVGFLLSSFAEMNPRLLGAESGELLGFLGALNIGQERPLFAKSRFGIIAEDVANTRVTFQGRGFTLDDGTAGKRFGTSFAIKTYPAKTNCTMFDELNLPVDMVVTHSFTPINSNFMASRIKRQQRLMKASDDGAISLAEELVDALDDLESKRLSFGDHHMTVTVFAETEEKLEAIAAEVRNIAASEGVNLVNESFAARTHYFAQHPGNGQMRSRKAAITNTNFADLAALHRGQLGKPGHKVPWGKPITLFPTPERSGFLFNYHETGQPDKEPTGGHTLILGRPGSGKSVLSAFLMTQARRCDARVFVFDYRAGMEMAVRANGGRYSAIKAGEATGLNPLRTEIDGRGQAWLSDWLATLLHRADKPLSPVQINRIQEVVRQNAGASDAALRNWQDLASLFVAGADEGDLFERIQEWTAEGRYGWIFGQSAEDTFSLDGDVVGFDLTGILDSESEKERMAVLSYLFRRVERVIEDRKPTLIIIDEAWKALDNPYFADRLSNWLVTARKQNAVVVMMTQYASQLEKTRIGKTIVEAVPTQLLLPNIRASASDYTMLGLTEKELSVLLSTGSNSRLALVRDDQGSVVIDADLSALGPYLTILGGMEKGEALVGADYRQNLDFWRQIDA